A genomic window from Rhodococcus sp. KBS0724 includes:
- the cmrA gene encoding mycolate reductase (Catalyzes the final step in mycolic acid biosynthesis.), with the protein MSLPTPTTTSRAVVTGASSGIGEALATDLASRGHSLILVARRGDVMEGLAETLRAKHGVDVEVRACDLSDSAARAVLVEELGTRDISILCNNAGIATFGPVAELDPSYERAQVELNAVAVHDLTLAVLPGMIERKSGGILMVGSAAGNMPIPNNATYAATKAFVNTFAESLRGELKGTGVNVTLLAPGPVRTETPDPAEASIVDKLVPDFFWISSEYTAKVSLDGLAENKMRVVPGILSKAMSVAGGYTPRAVVAPIVGTFYKKLGG; encoded by the coding sequence GTGAGCCTGCCGACACCCACCACCACATCCCGCGCCGTCGTGACCGGCGCCTCCTCCGGAATCGGAGAGGCACTGGCCACTGATCTGGCCTCACGCGGACACTCCCTGATCCTGGTCGCGCGACGCGGCGACGTCATGGAAGGTCTCGCCGAGACACTTCGCGCCAAGCACGGCGTCGACGTCGAAGTCCGCGCCTGCGATCTCTCGGACAGTGCGGCACGCGCCGTCCTGGTCGAGGAACTGGGCACCCGCGACATCAGCATCCTGTGCAATAACGCCGGTATCGCCACCTTCGGTCCGGTGGCGGAGCTCGATCCGAGCTACGAGCGCGCCCAGGTCGAACTCAACGCCGTCGCAGTTCACGACCTGACCCTGGCCGTGCTGCCCGGCATGATCGAACGCAAGTCCGGCGGCATCTTGATGGTCGGATCAGCCGCAGGCAACATGCCGATCCCCAACAATGCGACCTACGCCGCCACCAAGGCCTTCGTGAACACGTTCGCGGAATCCCTGCGCGGCGAACTCAAGGGCACCGGGGTCAATGTCACGCTCCTCGCCCCCGGTCCGGTTCGCACCGAGACCCCGGACCCGGCCGAGGCCTCCATCGTCGACAAGCTGGTCCCGGACTTCTTCTGGATCTCGAGCGAGTACACCGCCAAGGTCTCACTCGACGGCCTGGCCGAGAACAAGATGCGCGTCGTCCCTGGCATCTTGAGTAAAGCGATGTCGGTTGCCGGCGGTTACACCCCGCGCGCCGTGGTCGCGCCGATCGTGGGCACGTTCTACAAGAAGCTCGGCGGCTGA
- a CDS encoding NADPH-dependent 2,4-dienoyl-CoA reductase, which translates to MTTPQFPLLFSPLDLGFTTLKNRIVMGSIHTGLEDRAKDTDKLAEYFAERARGGVGLIVTGGYAPNRTGWLLPFGAKLTNKIEARRHRRITTAVHDAGGKIAMQILHAGRYSYQPFSVSASSIKAPINPFRPRKLTDRGVRWQIRNYVRCAELAQSAGYDGVEIMGGEGYFINQFLCERTNKRKDQWGGSSENRRRMAVEIVKRTRRAVGPNFIVVFRLSMADLVEGGQTWDEIVTLAQEIEAAGATIINTDIGWHESRVPTIVTSVPRAAFVDITGKLEKHVSIPVVASNRINMPETAEEILTRGDAQLISMARPMLADPDWANKAQRGASDEINTCIACNQACLDHAFVRKHVSCLLNPRAGRETTLVLSPTRRSKNLAVVGAGPAGLSAALNLAERGHSVTLFEASDKIGGQFGIAQLIPGKEEFTETIRYYTRQLELAGVDVKLETRVTPADLIGTFDEVVVATGVTPRVPNIPGIENPKVLTYAEVVREGKPVGKTVAVIGAGGIGVDVSEFLTHPTSPTLHLKEWKQEWGVTEPEMAPGALTTPVPELSEREVYLLQRKPGRIGAGLGKTTGWVHRAALKNKGVHELSGVNYERIDDAGLHITFGEKHERPRLLEVDTIVICAGQESVRDIVDELTVAGVVTHIIGGADVAGELDAKRAIEQGTRLAATI; encoded by the coding sequence ATGACGACTCCGCAGTTTCCCCTCCTGTTCTCACCCCTCGACCTCGGGTTCACCACACTGAAGAACCGTATTGTCATGGGTTCGATCCACACCGGCCTCGAAGACCGCGCCAAGGACACCGACAAACTCGCCGAGTATTTTGCCGAACGCGCCCGCGGCGGAGTCGGATTGATCGTCACCGGCGGCTACGCCCCCAACCGCACCGGCTGGCTCCTTCCTTTCGGCGCCAAGCTGACCAACAAGATCGAAGCGCGCCGCCATCGCCGAATCACCACGGCGGTGCACGACGCCGGTGGAAAGATCGCGATGCAGATCCTGCACGCCGGCCGGTACAGCTACCAACCGTTCAGTGTGTCTGCGTCGTCGATCAAAGCGCCGATCAATCCGTTCCGGCCGCGCAAGCTCACCGATCGCGGAGTGCGCTGGCAGATCCGCAACTACGTCCGCTGCGCCGAGCTCGCTCAATCCGCCGGCTACGACGGCGTCGAAATCATGGGCGGTGAAGGCTATTTCATCAACCAATTCCTGTGCGAGCGCACGAACAAGCGTAAAGATCAATGGGGCGGTAGCTCCGAGAACCGTCGACGCATGGCCGTCGAGATCGTCAAGCGAACCCGCCGCGCCGTCGGCCCGAACTTCATCGTCGTATTCCGGCTGTCGATGGCCGATCTTGTCGAGGGCGGCCAGACCTGGGATGAAATCGTCACTCTGGCACAGGAAATCGAGGCCGCTGGTGCCACGATCATCAACACCGACATCGGGTGGCACGAGTCGCGGGTACCCACCATCGTGACCTCGGTACCCCGCGCCGCTTTTGTCGATATCACCGGCAAACTCGAAAAGCACGTCAGCATTCCGGTTGTTGCATCCAACCGCATCAACATGCCCGAGACCGCTGAGGAAATTCTCACCCGCGGCGACGCGCAACTGATCTCCATGGCCCGCCCGATGCTCGCCGATCCCGACTGGGCAAACAAAGCTCAACGGGGCGCATCCGATGAAATCAACACCTGCATCGCGTGCAACCAGGCTTGCCTCGACCACGCATTTGTTCGCAAACATGTGTCCTGCCTCCTCAACCCACGCGCCGGACGTGAGACGACGCTCGTCCTCTCCCCCACCCGTCGCAGCAAGAACCTCGCCGTCGTCGGCGCCGGCCCGGCCGGGCTGTCCGCAGCACTCAACCTTGCCGAACGTGGTCATTCGGTCACACTGTTCGAGGCGTCGGACAAAATCGGCGGACAGTTCGGGATTGCGCAGTTGATTCCCGGCAAGGAAGAATTCACCGAAACGATCCGGTACTACACCAGGCAATTGGAACTCGCCGGAGTCGACGTCAAGCTTGAAACGCGAGTCACTCCAGCCGATCTCATCGGAACATTCGACGAGGTAGTGGTAGCGACCGGCGTGACGCCACGTGTCCCGAACATCCCCGGCATCGAAAACCCGAAAGTTCTCACCTATGCCGAGGTAGTCCGCGAGGGTAAGCCAGTGGGCAAGACCGTCGCCGTGATCGGTGCCGGCGGTATCGGCGTCGATGTCAGCGAATTCCTCACTCACCCAACATCACCCACTCTGCACTTGAAGGAATGGAAGCAGGAGTGGGGCGTCACGGAACCCGAGATGGCACCGGGAGCGCTCACCACCCCCGTCCCCGAACTCTCCGAGCGTGAGGTCTACCTCCTGCAGCGCAAGCCCGGACGCATCGGCGCCGGCCTCGGCAAGACCACCGGCTGGGTCCATCGCGCTGCGCTGAAGAACAAAGGTGTGCATGAACTCTCCGGCGTGAACTACGAACGGATCGACGACGCCGGCCTGCACATCACCTTCGGCGAGAAGCACGAGAGGCCTCGCCTTCTCGAAGTCGACACGATCGTAATCTGCGCGGGACAGGAATCGGTGCGCGATATCGTCGACGAACTAACCGTTGCCGGCGTCGTGACCCACATCATCGGCGGCGCGGACGTAGCCGGTGAACTCGATGCAAAACGCGCCATCGAACAGGGCACACGACTAGCCGCGACGATTTGA
- a CDS encoding PadR family transcriptional regulator, with translation MALEHALLTSLTEQEASGYDLTRRFDKSIGFFHSATHQQIYRILKRMDDAGWVEVETVAQDGRPDKKVYRVSKAGRAELTRWIAEPSEPSHLRNELAVKIRAAGTADIPALRGEVARHRDGHASRLDVYRLIEKRDFPNPAALSGSPLHQYLVLRGGIRVEEGFVDWCQEILDALPGLDDSSEGHQQP, from the coding sequence ATGGCACTCGAACACGCGCTCCTCACCTCGCTGACCGAGCAGGAGGCGTCGGGCTACGACCTGACCCGTCGATTCGACAAGTCGATCGGGTTCTTCCACAGCGCAACCCACCAGCAGATCTACCGAATCCTCAAGCGGATGGACGACGCCGGTTGGGTCGAGGTGGAAACCGTCGCTCAAGACGGGCGCCCGGACAAAAAGGTGTATCGGGTCAGCAAGGCCGGCCGCGCGGAACTGACGCGCTGGATAGCCGAACCGTCCGAACCCAGCCATCTGCGTAACGAACTGGCCGTGAAGATCCGCGCCGCCGGTACTGCAGACATCCCCGCCCTTCGAGGCGAGGTCGCTCGCCACCGCGACGGCCACGCTTCCCGGCTCGACGTCTACCGACTCATCGAGAAACGCGACTTCCCCAATCCCGCAGCGCTATCCGGATCACCCCTGCACCAGTACCTCGTTCTGCGCGGCGGCATCCGCGTCGAAGAGGGCTTTGTCGACTGGTGCCAAGAGATCCTGGACGCGCTCCCCGGCCTCGACGACAGCTCGGAAGGACACCAGCAGCCATGA
- a CDS encoding MFS transporter, with the protein MSAESTSTQAEPPAGIGAAATKSQVVAWGLWDWGSAAFNAVILTFVFSVYLTDAVGDDLPGSVSATTWLSWALGIAGFFIAILAPITGQRFDASGKRKQSLAILTGITVLSMAGLYFVQDNYRYLWLGLVLLAIGSVIFELAGVPYNAMMRQVSTPENLGRVSGFGWAMGYFGGIVLLLLCYFGFIVGDGDTRGFLGLTTDGGLNIRMVALLAAVWFAIFAIPVFFKVPELPTPDADPGAAKAGFLDSYRVLWRDLRELWIVDRRTIWYLIASALFRDGLAGVFTFGAVLAVNVYGISAADVLLFGVAANVISAIGALVAGRFDDRIGPKQVITVSLASMIVVGAILIAVSGPVMFWIFGLALCLFVGPAQSSARTFLARITPPGREGQLFGLYATTGRAVSFLAPTLFGLFAWMFGADRAGIVGLLVVLAVGLAALSLVKAPEGDSAEVVSP; encoded by the coding sequence ATGAGCGCAGAGTCGACAAGTACGCAGGCGGAACCGCCCGCAGGGATAGGCGCCGCGGCAACCAAGAGTCAGGTGGTTGCGTGGGGGCTGTGGGACTGGGGATCGGCCGCATTCAACGCGGTGATCTTGACCTTCGTCTTCTCCGTCTACCTCACCGATGCGGTTGGCGACGATCTGCCCGGCTCGGTATCGGCAACAACGTGGCTCAGTTGGGCGCTGGGAATCGCCGGCTTCTTCATCGCGATTCTGGCTCCGATCACCGGGCAACGGTTCGACGCGTCCGGCAAGCGTAAACAGTCACTCGCGATCCTCACCGGCATCACCGTCCTGTCGATGGCCGGGTTGTACTTCGTCCAGGACAACTATCGGTATCTGTGGCTGGGGCTGGTACTCCTCGCCATCGGTTCGGTGATCTTCGAACTCGCCGGAGTTCCCTACAACGCCATGATGCGGCAGGTGTCGACGCCGGAGAATCTGGGCCGGGTTTCCGGGTTCGGCTGGGCTATGGGTTATTTCGGCGGAATTGTTCTGTTGCTGCTCTGCTACTTCGGGTTCATCGTCGGTGACGGCGACACGCGGGGTTTCCTGGGGTTGACCACCGACGGCGGCCTGAACATCCGGATGGTGGCTCTGCTTGCGGCCGTGTGGTTTGCCATTTTCGCAATCCCGGTATTTTTCAAGGTGCCCGAGTTGCCTACGCCCGACGCAGATCCGGGCGCGGCCAAGGCTGGGTTTCTCGATTCCTACCGCGTGCTGTGGCGCGACTTGCGCGAACTGTGGATCGTCGACCGTCGCACTATCTGGTACTTGATTGCGAGCGCACTGTTCCGCGACGGCCTCGCCGGGGTGTTCACTTTCGGTGCTGTCCTTGCAGTGAACGTGTACGGCATCAGTGCGGCGGACGTTTTGTTGTTCGGCGTTGCAGCCAATGTCATTTCGGCTATCGGTGCCTTGGTGGCCGGGCGATTCGACGACCGGATCGGGCCCAAGCAGGTCATCACCGTATCGCTCGCGTCGATGATCGTGGTCGGTGCGATCTTGATCGCGGTGTCCGGGCCGGTGATGTTCTGGATCTTCGGACTTGCGCTGTGCCTGTTCGTCGGGCCGGCGCAATCGTCTGCTCGAACGTTCCTGGCGCGCATCACTCCGCCCGGACGCGAAGGTCAGCTTTTCGGTCTGTATGCAACCACAGGCCGAGCAGTGTCGTTTCTGGCGCCGACACTGTTCGGCCTGTTCGCGTGGATGTTCGGTGCCGACCGCGCCGGCATCGTCGGGCTGCTGGTAGTTCTCGCCGTGGGCCTCGCTGCCCTGTCACTGGTCAAGGCGCCCGAAGGTGACAGTGCGGAGGTTGTCAGTCCTTGA
- a CDS encoding acyl-CoA thioesterase II, translating into MTTTVAPPHPFDAALDLESITPGLSTGHTSAAYNNMVGPFGGITSATLLASVQRHPECLGEPLSLTVNFAGPIAEGPFEITARPVRTNRTTQHWWIELAQNGTVATTATAVFGLRRETWDSTEIEMPAVPAAEDVPAQPFPEFIAWAQNYEMRFVEGAIPDLESGEHPDSVSTLWVRDSPPRALDFFSLTSLCDVFFPRIFLRRGKMAPAGTVSLTIYFHADAAALSRQSDRSILGTARTQRFGNGYFDQSAELWSADGELLATTHQLVYFKD; encoded by the coding sequence GTGACCACAACCGTTGCACCCCCGCATCCGTTTGATGCCGCCCTCGACCTGGAATCCATTACGCCAGGTCTCTCGACTGGGCACACAAGTGCCGCCTACAACAACATGGTCGGCCCGTTCGGCGGAATCACCTCGGCCACGTTGCTGGCCTCGGTTCAGCGGCACCCCGAGTGCCTAGGTGAACCGCTGTCGCTGACGGTCAATTTTGCGGGCCCGATTGCCGAAGGCCCGTTCGAGATCACTGCGCGCCCGGTGCGCACCAACCGCACGACGCAGCATTGGTGGATCGAACTCGCTCAGAACGGCACCGTCGCGACTACCGCAACAGCGGTGTTCGGCCTGCGCCGCGAGACCTGGGATTCCACGGAGATCGAGATGCCGGCGGTACCGGCTGCAGAAGATGTTCCCGCACAACCGTTCCCCGAGTTCATCGCCTGGGCCCAGAACTACGAAATGCGGTTTGTCGAGGGCGCAATCCCCGACTTGGAATCCGGCGAACATCCCGACTCCGTCTCGACCCTCTGGGTTCGCGACAGCCCGCCCCGCGCGCTTGATTTCTTCTCGCTGACCTCGTTGTGCGACGTGTTCTTCCCGCGAATATTCCTGCGCCGCGGAAAGATGGCCCCCGCCGGAACCGTCTCGCTGACGATCTACTTCCACGCCGACGCTGCGGCGTTGTCCCGGCAGTCCGATCGCTCCATCCTCGGGACCGCGCGCACCCAGCGTTTCGGTAACGGGTACTTCGATCAGTCCGCCGAACTGTGGAGCGCCGACGGCGAATTGCTCGCCACCACGCATCAATTGGTCTACTTCAAGGACTGA
- a CDS encoding alpha/beta fold hydrolase, with amino-acid sequence MSSTNTFRIPVGDLTFDVLISGPDDGIPLLALHGFPESAASWGKVTPLLTAAGFRVIAPHQRGYSPDARPAGVDAYRIEHLVADTVGLLDALGLPDAHLVGHDWGSAVAWQVAGRHPHRIRSLTAISVPHPTAFGWALREDEDQKERSSYIRLLRQEGKAEKVLSEDNFRRLRAMFDGQIDPEFADEHIRILSGDGALTGALNWYRAMTRDFGDLAPTTVPTTYVWSTGDSALGRAGAERCGEFVDAPYEFVVLEGGSHWIPEERAGELADAIIRRAGA; translated from the coding sequence ATGTCATCCACGAATACGTTTCGGATTCCTGTCGGCGACCTGACCTTCGACGTCCTGATTTCCGGCCCTGACGACGGCATTCCCTTACTCGCGCTCCACGGATTTCCCGAAAGCGCCGCGTCGTGGGGCAAGGTGACTCCCCTACTGACTGCCGCCGGGTTTCGCGTCATCGCACCGCACCAACGGGGATACTCTCCCGATGCCCGGCCCGCCGGCGTCGACGCGTACCGCATCGAACACCTTGTTGCCGATACCGTCGGCCTGCTCGACGCCCTCGGTTTGCCTGACGCTCACCTTGTCGGTCACGACTGGGGATCCGCGGTGGCGTGGCAGGTTGCCGGGCGGCATCCTCACCGGATTCGCAGCCTGACTGCGATATCTGTTCCACACCCCACCGCCTTCGGTTGGGCGCTGCGCGAAGACGAGGATCAAAAGGAGCGTTCGTCGTACATCCGACTGCTTCGTCAGGAAGGGAAGGCGGAAAAGGTGTTGTCGGAGGACAACTTCCGCCGATTGCGTGCGATGTTCGACGGCCAGATCGATCCCGAATTCGCCGACGAACATATTCGAATCCTCAGCGGCGACGGGGCATTGACCGGCGCATTGAACTGGTATCGCGCTATGACTCGCGATTTCGGCGACCTAGCTCCCACCACGGTTCCGACGACGTACGTCTGGAGTACGGGCGACAGCGCACTCGGGCGCGCCGGAGCGGAACGATGCGGTGAATTTGTGGATGCGCCGTACGAATTTGTGGTTTTGGAGGGCGGTAGTCACTGGATACCCGAGGAACGTGCCGGAGAACTGGCGGACGCAATAATCCGGCGAGCGGGAGCCTGA
- a CDS encoding protein kinase domain-containing protein, with amino-acid sequence MVDEEPLRTSRDVVNSIAEELGAAGFGAAEVVGRGGFGVVYRCSQSELDRTVAVKVLTTDLDDVNVARFLREQRAMGRLTGHPNIVNVLHVGVTDSGRPYLVMPYCTQGSLEARIRRLGPLESEEILRLGVKMAGALETAHVFGIVHRDIKPANILFTDYGEPALADFGISRVSGGFQTATGSVAGSPAFTAPEVLGGAKSGTASDIYGLGATLFCALTGHAAFERLSGEQVVAQFLRVTTQPVPDLRESGVDDDISELVERTMSRDPEQRPTAAAVGEELRQLQRNHNVPVDEMALLAEAGQGHADSSSPIPRHSAPARRGNTGGLPLELTSFVGRRKEVSELKSLLSAARLVTLTGVGGVGKTRLALRVASTVRKDFSDGVRLIELGEVHDASLTESVVASALGVRDQPARPVQDVLIDFLHARDLLLVLDNCEHVVEGVAELVDPLIQACPGLRILATSREPLGVIGERVRLLSPLTIPAPDMTPSLRTALRYDAVTLFAERAAVTVEGFEVTEDNAATLAQICTRLDGLPLAIELAAARLPAMSPDQILQRLTDRFALLTRGSRGTPSRQRTLWWSVDWSYELCTPSEQQLWARLSVFAGTFGLDAAESICGDDQPAGALLDSLSSLVDKSILIREEQGSVVRLRLLETLREYGREKLQQLGESLKLRRRHSDWYEQWALDAEGDWISSRQLEWLGRLEREQANLREALEFCARGDQAAADAGLRMAAAMFHITSSQGMHGQERGWFDQLLAKHSGRPTAGRIKGLYAAAMCAAMAGDMQAANDHVEQVRALSGMIDDPVIAARIPLAEGMLALFSGDAARARASLETTLGMFNPDDDLTVHVGALHSLGLACDLLGDAAQAIHCYERVLEITAARGELIFRTYTLWTMAIAVWHQGEQVRATELLEQALRLASLTNNSLSIALCLEVLAWIEAEKRIFQRAAVLMGAAEKLAQFGGISVLFPDLLRYREESERAARSVLGERAFGSASTRGRQMRFDAAVAYALGEQPPDSAPASGGASELTKREQQVADLVAQGLTNKEIATKLVISHRTAQGHVEHVLAKLGFNTRAQVAAWVVEQTQGETD; translated from the coding sequence ATGGTCGACGAGGAACCGCTCCGCACAAGTCGCGACGTGGTCAACTCGATCGCGGAAGAGTTGGGTGCCGCGGGATTCGGCGCTGCTGAAGTAGTCGGACGCGGCGGGTTCGGTGTTGTGTACAGGTGTTCGCAGTCCGAGCTCGACCGAACGGTGGCGGTGAAGGTTCTCACCACCGACCTCGATGACGTGAACGTGGCACGGTTTCTGCGCGAACAGCGGGCGATGGGCCGGCTCACCGGCCACCCGAACATCGTCAATGTTCTTCACGTCGGGGTCACCGACAGCGGCCGCCCCTATTTGGTGATGCCCTATTGCACGCAGGGTTCACTCGAGGCGCGAATTCGCCGACTTGGTCCGCTTGAGTCGGAGGAAATCCTCCGGCTGGGGGTGAAGATGGCGGGTGCGCTCGAGACTGCTCACGTGTTCGGGATCGTGCACCGCGACATCAAACCGGCGAACATCCTTTTCACCGATTACGGAGAACCGGCCCTCGCCGATTTCGGAATCTCGCGTGTGTCCGGCGGCTTTCAGACCGCTACGGGATCCGTGGCCGGATCGCCGGCATTTACTGCGCCGGAGGTACTCGGCGGGGCCAAATCAGGCACAGCGTCCGACATCTACGGACTCGGAGCAACATTGTTCTGTGCGCTCACCGGACACGCAGCCTTCGAGCGACTGAGCGGTGAGCAGGTGGTGGCCCAGTTTTTGCGCGTGACCACACAACCGGTACCGGACTTGCGCGAGAGCGGGGTCGATGACGATATTTCCGAGTTGGTGGAACGGACGATGTCCCGCGATCCAGAACAACGGCCGACCGCGGCCGCTGTGGGCGAGGAACTTCGGCAGTTGCAACGCAACCACAACGTGCCTGTCGACGAGATGGCGCTGCTCGCTGAGGCAGGGCAAGGTCATGCCGATTCGTCATCACCGATCCCGAGGCATTCCGCTCCGGCGCGGCGGGGAAACACCGGTGGTCTTCCCTTGGAGCTGACCAGCTTCGTAGGTCGCCGCAAGGAAGTATCAGAGCTCAAGAGCCTGCTGTCGGCGGCTCGTCTGGTGACGTTGACCGGGGTTGGAGGCGTGGGCAAGACGCGTCTCGCGTTGCGGGTCGCGTCGACCGTCCGGAAGGACTTCTCGGATGGAGTGCGGCTGATCGAGTTGGGTGAAGTACACGACGCATCCCTGACGGAGAGTGTCGTTGCGTCCGCGCTGGGCGTGCGGGATCAACCGGCGCGGCCGGTGCAGGACGTCCTGATCGACTTCCTTCATGCTCGGGACCTGCTCCTTGTCCTCGACAATTGTGAGCATGTGGTCGAGGGAGTGGCCGAGTTGGTCGACCCGCTGATCCAGGCGTGCCCCGGCCTGCGGATTCTTGCGACCAGTCGCGAACCATTGGGAGTCATAGGGGAACGGGTACGGCTGCTCTCCCCACTCACGATTCCTGCACCGGATATGACGCCGTCGCTGCGGACTGCGCTCCGATATGACGCGGTGACACTGTTCGCGGAACGCGCCGCAGTCACCGTTGAGGGATTCGAAGTCACCGAAGACAACGCGGCGACGCTGGCACAGATCTGTACCCGGCTCGACGGGTTGCCGTTGGCAATCGAGTTGGCGGCGGCCAGATTACCTGCGATGTCGCCCGATCAGATCTTGCAGCGTCTGACCGACCGTTTCGCGCTGTTGACCCGTGGCAGCCGTGGAACACCGAGCAGACAGCGGACGCTGTGGTGGAGCGTCGACTGGAGCTACGAGTTGTGCACACCATCCGAACAACAACTGTGGGCCAGGTTGTCGGTGTTTGCCGGGACATTCGGGCTCGACGCCGCAGAGAGTATCTGTGGCGACGATCAGCCGGCAGGCGCTTTGCTCGACTCGTTGTCATCGCTCGTGGACAAGTCGATCCTGATCCGAGAGGAACAGGGGTCAGTGGTGCGGTTGCGACTGCTCGAGACATTGCGAGAGTACGGCCGTGAGAAGCTGCAGCAACTGGGTGAATCGCTGAAACTACGTCGGCGGCACAGTGATTGGTACGAGCAATGGGCGCTCGATGCGGAAGGGGATTGGATCAGCTCCCGTCAGCTCGAGTGGCTTGGTCGACTCGAACGAGAACAAGCCAACTTGCGGGAGGCGCTGGAATTCTGCGCGCGTGGCGACCAGGCGGCGGCCGATGCCGGGTTACGTATGGCTGCCGCGATGTTCCACATCACGAGTTCGCAAGGTATGCACGGCCAGGAGCGGGGGTGGTTCGACCAACTCCTTGCCAAGCATTCCGGGCGGCCGACCGCCGGGCGAATCAAAGGGCTCTACGCTGCCGCCATGTGTGCAGCGATGGCGGGAGATATGCAGGCAGCGAACGACCACGTCGAACAGGTCAGAGCTCTCTCGGGGATGATCGACGATCCGGTGATCGCTGCTCGCATCCCACTTGCAGAAGGGATGTTGGCACTGTTCAGCGGTGACGCGGCCCGCGCCCGCGCCAGCCTGGAGACGACCTTGGGCATGTTCAACCCCGATGACGATCTCACTGTGCATGTCGGTGCATTGCATTCACTCGGGCTAGCCTGCGATTTGCTCGGTGACGCCGCCCAGGCCATCCACTGCTACGAGCGCGTTCTGGAAATCACCGCGGCCCGAGGCGAATTGATCTTCCGCACGTACACGTTGTGGACAATGGCCATAGCGGTGTGGCACCAGGGTGAACAGGTTCGGGCGACGGAGTTGCTCGAACAAGCACTGCGACTGGCAAGTCTGACGAACAATTCGCTGTCGATCGCCCTGTGTCTAGAAGTGCTCGCTTGGATCGAAGCCGAGAAAAGGATCTTTCAGCGTGCCGCGGTTTTGATGGGTGCGGCAGAGAAACTAGCTCAATTCGGTGGCATCTCGGTCTTGTTTCCCGACCTGCTCCGTTATCGCGAGGAGTCCGAGCGGGCGGCTCGGAGTGTGTTGGGTGAGAGGGCTTTCGGGTCGGCCAGCACGCGAGGTCGGCAGATGCGGTTCGACGCCGCGGTCGCGTATGCGCTGGGAGAGCAGCCCCCTGACTCTGCCCCGGCCAGCGGAGGTGCATCCGAACTCACCAAACGGGAGCAACAGGTCGCCGATCTGGTCGCGCAAGGGCTGACCAACAAAGAGATCGCCACCAAGCTGGTGATTTCGCACCGCACCGCACAAGGGCACGTCGAGCATGTTCTCGCAAAACTCGGATTCAACACGCGCGCTCAAGTCGCGGCATGGGTGGTAGAACAGACGCAAGGCGAAACGGATTGA
- a CDS encoding TetR family transcriptional regulator: MDASDQSKLSLTERRKETTRLEISHRAAELFSDAQAESVTADSIAKASGVGLRTFYRYFRTKEDAIAPLLENGVGDWLNLIESTPASVSIGVTLEQAARRSFTELRTSTENVALVRRLLRVVVHDPALLNVWLRVVNDTEIKLISVLETRMRPGTDPLEIQLFAVAANTAQRMAISAWVHGAEPESAENEPVDIAVRCLRILTAGLDTDAHA, encoded by the coding sequence GTGGATGCATCCGACCAATCCAAGCTTTCCTTGACGGAACGCCGCAAAGAGACGACCAGGCTGGAGATCTCTCATCGTGCTGCTGAATTGTTCAGCGACGCACAAGCCGAATCTGTCACTGCCGACTCGATCGCCAAGGCATCGGGAGTCGGCTTGCGCACGTTCTATCGCTACTTCCGTACGAAAGAGGATGCAATCGCGCCGTTGCTGGAGAACGGGGTCGGGGATTGGTTGAATTTGATCGAATCAACCCCTGCCTCAGTATCTATCGGCGTCACACTCGAGCAAGCGGCTCGTCGTTCTTTCACCGAGCTCCGGACGTCTACGGAGAATGTCGCCCTGGTGCGACGCCTTCTCCGCGTAGTGGTCCATGACCCGGCACTTCTCAATGTATGGCTGCGGGTAGTGAACGACACCGAGATCAAGTTGATATCGGTGCTGGAAACCCGGATGCGCCCTGGCACTGATCCCCTCGAGATTCAGCTGTTTGCGGTTGCAGCGAATACCGCTCAGCGAATGGCAATTTCAGCGTGGGTGCACGGCGCCGAACCGGAATCCGCTGAAAATGAGCCGGTAGATATCGCCGTGAGATGTCTCCGTATACTCACCGCGGGATTGGACACGGATGCACACGCATGA